In Lepisosteus oculatus isolate fLepOcu1 chromosome 29, fLepOcu1.hap2, whole genome shotgun sequence, the genomic window TTGCACGGCAGCCTGCCTGTGTAGGCCCTGAGGTTTTTGGCGTTTATTTTCAACTCCACCCTTCaagcagaaaataaattgtCTAACCGAGAAGCACGCTGGTTCAATTCAGCATTAATTTAAGAGCTCAGCTGCAATGAGTCCCAGAGAAGCCTCTATAAAAGCAAACAGTTCCGAGTTTTATTCCACCCTCCCATCTTTTAATAAATCAAGCTCCTCATATCTCTTTTCTAAGGCTTTTCATAGACCAACCCGTACGCTCAATTCCAACGTTCACTTTGAGACAATGGCTGACAGCGGAGCCAGCTCCAGCTCTTGTTGGCTTAGCCATTGACTGCTGTAGCAACCCGTAAGGCAAATATTAATGTCAACCCGTGCGGCGATCCCCTCTTTTGTTACTCCACATGCAAACATTCACACGCAAGTCAACTATCGGAGACAGATGAAGCTTGGCAACGGCCCAGTGTCAAGGCAAGGGCCTCGGAGCGCACTTGCACTCCCAGACCTCAACAACTTTCTAACCAGCTCTACTGAAGAGGTTAGCCGTCTCCTTCTGGCTGCTCACGGTCCAGTCTGACGGGCTGCTTCGGAATCAACAACAATGCACGGACCATAGATCACGTAGAAACTGGGAAgagcttttaaaaatgatatcaGGAGGCACTTTGTTTACAcgaagggtggtgggagtctggaacgagTTACCCAGTCAAAACCCATGTGCCggcttctttgaagaaaaagctggatgagattttCAGCGACttactaccaaacaggctagatgggctgaatggctctcttgtttgtaatctttATTGACATCTGCTATCAACAGACCCACAGATACCATGAAAATGTTTCTCAATAGTAAGTCTACAACATACTGAAGAAGTTTCAGATGAGGCTGTGTCACGGTAATGTTAAACAGCTGTGCGTTTGCAACACTCCTTCTTCTCTCTGTGCCAGCAGGAAAGTAAAAGCAGCTGTATCTGTATTTGCATAATGCGCCCATGAATGGATGACTGAGTTGTTCAGTTACACTGACTGATACTTCACCTGTATAatgtacagaaataaatatttgcacTCCACCTTACAGACGAAGTTTTACAAATATTGTTTGTTAACCAGTAGGTCTGAGAGAGTGGATGCTGGCTTCATGGCCACAGAGCAGTAGATATAAGTACTACGGATGGACCTGTTCAATACATGCAGGGGTGTCATTTACACATGACCGGGCGCTTATCACGATAAGCTGTAAAGAAGCGAGGGGAAACAGTGAGACCGGAGAGAGGGGAAAGCTCTGTGAAAGATGTGACAGGTGTAGGATAAAGCACAGGCGGAGCTCAAGCCACACGCTGCTGCATTACCGTGTTGTAGAACTCGGCCACCGTCTCCGAGTGCCTGTAGTTGTCCTCACACCAGTCCACCTCCGAGCTCTCGTAGGAGAAGACTCCCGCCATCCCGCAGATCCTGGGCGCGGTCCGTCCCGCTTTTGAGAAACGCTGCACAGGCCAGACCTgcagggcaggagcagggaaggGTTAGCCGTGCCACCCCTATCAGGACGCCCCTGAGCACACAGAGAAGTGTGTTACTGCAAGCAGCAAGGTGGACCGTTTCCTGGAAGCCTGGCTGCAGGTGGGGCACGCACGCAGGGGGGGAACGGAAGGTCACCCCTGAACCTGGCCTGGTAGTCTTCAGAaggtgggaggaagccggagctcCCAGGACGGCCCCACACAAACTCAGGGGGAGAACGGGCAAAGTGAAGGACTGCAAGCACAGCCGGGACCCAGGAGCTAGACGGACAGCCGCAACAGTCAATGCGAATGAGTACAAACCTGGAAAGCACGTTAGTTTTCCCATAGTCAAGCAAGTGACTGACCCAGTTAACTCCCTTGTAGGACAAACCAGACGATCACATTCCAGGAGCACAGATGGCACCCCTATTCTATACCAGCGCACAACACTCCACGTCTTATATCAATACCTCTCCGGGCGTGCACGTAAAGgtatttacatttgaaataatGAGCAGAAAAGTTTGTATATCGAGCTCTATTGTTTGTTGATTAAACAAAATACTGATCCCAAGTGATGCGATATCAGAAGAACGGCAGGAGCTCGGGTTAAAACCGCACAAATCGGTGTGTCCTGGCACACCAGCTGAGGACACTGTAGGCGTTTGGCAAAACACTGACGCAGGCCTTAAGACCACATGGCAGCACAATTACAATGACAGGACTTGAGAAAGGAAGTTCTCCTGTGGGGAGGTCCCCCCCGTGCCAGTGAGACAGCCGTGACTGGTCGGCACCCCCTCACTTTGCAATGCTCTCTTTTTCCACAGAGTGACGGATTTCATACCAGAAACGCACCACCTGTCTTCCACCTCTGTTCTCGTTCAGTTTGCTGGTATTGTTTCATACAAGCCCACACACCCACCCCCTGTCTGACCTCTTGATCCacttcagggtcacgggggaccCGGAGCAgcaggcagggtacaccccggacaggacgTCTGTCCCATTGCAGGGTAGACAATTGCAGGCACGCgcacagtcacaccagggccagtttcccagaagccaagtcACCTACCAGTCagtcttcggactgtgggaggaaaccaaagcaccaTGAGGAAACCCacgagaacatgcaaactccacacagacagcactccaggtccagaactgagccTAGGAACCGGTCTCAACaccgtgaggcagcaatgctgaccacagTGCCACCGTGTCACTCCTCATTAAAGTCATCACTGGTCATTATGTTCTATATATCCCTAAGCAGACAGTTAAACAATCAACCTATCTAATTAACGAATATACTCTGGTGTTGAATATGCTGCTTGAGGTGGATACACGAAACATCTCAAATCGCAAAATCACCGTGTCCCAGCAGAGGATGAACACAAGAGCTTTCGAGCCACAGAAACAAACTGGGCGGTCAAGATACTCTAGATCAGAGAGCACTAGAAATATACCATATATAAATGGTATGTATCAGGGAATAATACCTTTACAGATCTCGGATCAGAAATCACGTCTGATTTACCCACTAAGCTACACTGAACCTGGAATCAGGGGTGTCTTCCTTAGGAATGCTGTATCCATGTGCGGTTTCAACGGCTGTTTTGATTCTCAATTTTGATTTTCCAGTTTTTTGGAAATGCAATCGTAATCCACTTACTCCTAGTCAAACTCTGGAATGATCATTCAGATGCAAGCTTCCATATCGATGCGGAACTCCAATTTTAGAATCGTAGCGAGAGAGATTTTATTACGCCGATGTTTCTGTCttcattgtatttaaaatattgattttaaatgaTGGGCTGAGAAGCACGAGGTGCCGGTGTCGCGTCATAGGGACAACCATGAGAAACCTAGTAAAAATACGCTAAGTAGTTTACCGATCCTGATAAAACGGTAACTCATCCGTCATTGTAGTTATACGGATTTAAAGTAAAAGCAAACTTTCTCCAGAGTTTGTCAGTCAGGATGTTTAGGATAAAGGGTCACTATTTTTTATAAAGGAGATAATATTTTAACTTACGCGACTACTCATTCAACCCGATTTTTGGATTTTTAGATTGTCCTCACAAggctcattatttttttaacggTAGCGTTCTCTTTGAAACCTGCACAGGTGAGCAGGATTCACGTTGCTTTTTGTGCGCTAAAGAGTCAAGGAAACTTGGTTGCCCCAACAGAAAACATGTCATACGAGCTGGGACCAACCTTTTCTACTGGAGATTTCTATGTTCATCTTCTGAAACACCATGACAACCAgaacacaaagcaaaattaaaattaaaaaacacctGATTGTCCTCCCTACCGTCTCAGTGAAATTGAGACACGCGTGTCCATTTGGatacacagcaaaaaaaaaataaaatacagtaaccCGTTGGCTAGCATGCAGAACACAAATCACGTTACCAAAAAATCCCAGAGAGTCGACTTCTTGCATTGTGACTGGAATGCAGCCCTACTAAAAGGTGAAGGTTTCATTGACTGAAGTATGAAAGAAAAAACGCTGCACAAAACAAATGGTTTCTAcctgatttaaaatgcattcgTACCAGATTCAAATCGCccattaaaaaaagacacatgAATAAAGGGATCACATTAGACACTAAGCAGTTCACGAGAGATCACGCTACTTACAGCTTGTCAGTACAACACAGGCAGGTGCTCGGGTGCAGAGGTGGTGTCGGTACTCAGCACTAGAAATGATCCCCAGCCAGGTCCTCAGGCTGAGGAACCGGCCCGCAGTGACATCACTCCGCGGCATGCAGGTGAACTGGCCCAGCCGCTCCGCCGCTGACTGGTTTCCCCAGGAATTCGGCGCTTGCGCGAGTCGGGTTGTgtcgtgtgttttttttttttgcagagatGCTAGCGCTGTCCGGGTCACGATATCGGTATCGTAACTTCAAGCTGGCATTTACAACTACAGTAGTTGTCGTTCACGTACTTGTATCGTAGTGTGTCCACCTGAGCTACCGAGCTTAAAAAGGGAACGCCTCTGTATTTATctgcacattttaaaactggGAGAGTTTCTAGTCATTTCGCCTTGTTTTCGGTGTCTGTGTGGCCGGTAACACTGGGCTAGCTTAGGAAATAACTACTATTAACTGGGAATCCCCCCTTGATGTTTCCGCTAGTTTCACATAGAATGGTTTCTGCCGTCAAAAACATGGTGTTGACAGCACTGTTACACCAGCCCTGAAAACTGAAACTTTTGGGCGTTaggtaaaatgattaaaatcgcCAAGAAGGGGGTCTTTAAAGCTGGCACACGGCTCAAGTGATTCAAACGTTGTAGGGGCGGCTGTTTGTGCCGCCCGAGCCAGTGGGATGTTTCTGAATGTCTGGTATCCAAAACAATTCAAACTTAATTGGCCTGGTTTGGGCATTGACGGGCGTTTGAACGGATCGTGCCGGGGCGATGGCAACAGGACAGCTGCCAGGAAGGCGCATTTATGCTGCTTGTCCGTGCGCTTCGCCCTCAGTCAAATACGTGCCTACGATTCAGGGAGACCCCACCCCAGCACGGCACCGGACACACAGGGAACTACCCAGGCGCTACAGCTGATATAACCAATCCCCCCAACAGCAAAATGTCTGCGCGGCTTCAATCCACACGTCTCCTTTGCTTTCATCCAATGTGCCAGTCGGCCCACGCCAACATTGCTCTTATatctcaggcaagagatataagagcatacggacacttaccactagattcttcaatagcttctatccacaagcagtgagactggcgaacacatttagccatccccctcggaccacacctacaccatcaccatctacctcattgtaatttatttattgtacgtctccagtcattgtttacacgtctgtattgtttacattcaaactgtctgcatgtttacttgcacattgtctattgtttgtacattgtcttgatgcactgtttgcactttgttttgttttttacacttgttttacaatcgagagactttctgtaagtaagaattccattgtaccagtaccggttacatatggcaataaagttcaagttcaagttcacattGTCGCCTGAGAGGAAGGAGTCACAGTCCCGAACCCTTTCTGAATATGTCTTCTCTACGAACAGCAGGGGCGAGTCAGTTAAAAGCTAACGAATCCCTGTACGTCTTCGGTTGAACCGTAATCTAGCTGCCTGGGAGGTTAACAATCTCGGAGAGATTCACGctcacgcacgcacacacaaaaGTGTGGCGAGGGTTACTGACCTGACAGGTATGACCCAACATCTCGAGAAACCGGTGGATCCAGTTCGGCGACAAAGCCCTTGAACAATAGCGGCTTGGAGCACCTGTGCCGGTCTGGGGAGCGCTGGACAGCAACAGGCTGAGCAAACCTGTGTCACAGCATGCCAGCGGGGCGGATGAGCAAACCGACACAGCAAGCGGTCATGACACAAGCGCAGGGATTCCTCATTCCACCCGATCATCAAACTAAGACACTCAATTAAACTACTGAAGGTTTTCACGGACCCCCCATTCCCCTTTAGAGTTTAATTACTTACGTCGAATTTATAACGCAGAAGGACCTAGATTTATTCCAAAAATAAAGTACAACTACAGAGACAGCTCGTCAAGGTTTATGGTTCAATTAAGACCGGATGCCAGGGCCAGAACCGACCTGTTTCGTCCCCCCCAACAATTAGCAGGAAAAAATAATCGCGGCCGAAGTCACAGCTGACTCATTAAAGGATCGAGCGGCTATCACACCGAGCGAGCAAGAGCGAATCACTCCTGCCGCTCCTCCAGTCCAGCACGGGTGACAGCTTACCCCGAAATCATCCGTTTCTAGACCCTGCATAACTGAACTGAGATCAGTCAGGCCGGTGACTTGTTCAATAATTAAGACGTCTGCCCGCCTCACGGAAAACAAGAGAATTAAACGAGAATTTGAGTTCCTAGCCTTGGAGAAAAACCTTCCCAGCATTAGGGATACAGACTCCAGCCCCAGCTGGCTTCACACCCCGAacagctgcagttttcagtcGGCTTTAACTGCTCTTGCAATCTAAACTTACGCTTTTCATATCCGTACCGTGAATATCACCTTGCTTAACGGTTAAGATCACAGATCACTCGGCTGGAAGTGCATGTTTTAAACTTACGGGGCACTTTCTTTATCGTATTAAAGAAAATCGTTTAGTTAGAAGCGGCGTCAATTAAAGAACGACCAAATCCAATTTTGATCAATTTGGTCCAAATTTAGGTGCGACTTCACCTATCAGGCGCGCTAAATCAGGATCTCCATTTAAAAAAGAGCGAGTTCATAGAAAAGCCAAGAAAACGCAACTATCCTTGTTACCATTTCTCTTTATGAGTTCCGTGACTTCAGGAAATCAGTTTACTCAAATTTGAATGCATGCGGAAGTATTGACATCTATTCATACCGATTTGGGAATTCTTAATTCGAGTTCGCCATTTCGGAATGTTGCTTAGtataaaaacaccttaaatcaaaACCAGATGAACTGGTCACATTTCGAGTCTCCCAAATATCTAGTCGCTCAATGACCTGTAGTTTATTGAACCCAAGACAAGGAATATGCACACAGGCAAAACCTAACTTAGATATATTTAAGACGCACACATACGCAAGACACTGTGAAGTAAACACACTCCGTTAAAAACCACACGGTGAATCTAAACTGAAAACTGTACAGGAAAAAAACTTATCAATGCACTCTGAATGACACCTACTACAATGGCAGCGGTTTCGCCGTCTAAGGTGAATAAATTGCATCCATCACACatacccatatacagtacatttacatcaatttaaaagtatttgtaatattaaaaaaatggggAGTTGTGGAAGGTGAACGCTAAGGTTTTCAATGACGAGTATTCATCGGGCTCGACAGGTTCTCCCGCTGTCCCGCGAAAGTCCCCACGGCCACGGACTGTAGCCCTGAAGTTGCAGTGGCTCCCGGCGCTGCTGCGTTTCCATCCCCGCTGGGCTCCTCGCTGGAGTCGGACTTCAAGGCGGCCGCTGTCCGCACCATCGCGCCTCTCCACCCGGCTCGCTCGAGTGCGCCCCAAGTGGACGAAACGGGCACCAGCGACGACTTCGATCCCGACTGGCGGAGGGAAACGGATCAAGCCGGAAGAGTTCTGCACACCGAGTTCGGGCGAGGGCCCTCCTGCCAGACCGGGCCTCTCGCTGGGGAAGAGTTCTCTCGGCACACAGCCCAGgcgtctctggactgtgggaaaaCACCAGCAGCACATCTTTCACACCAACATCATTGTCGGGGGAGACGGAAGACCCCAAATCTGTTTGGTAATTAAATAAAGatgccttttcttttcaaaagctCAACTCACCACCCACTGGGTcaacatgtttaataaaaaggAGGGGGGGAGGTTGAACTAAATACGAgtttttccaataaaaaaaattagcAGGAGTCCGTAAAAACTTTGGGACAGCATAACACTGGAGTTTCAGAGCTCGGGAAAAGACTGGACGTTTCACAGTTTCCAGTAGGAGCAAGACCGTTTACAGCACTTGAACAGGTTTCGGCAAGttgtcaatggaaaaaaaacaacacaaggcCCGGCCAGCATTAAAATAAAGATCCCAGGCCCTTGCCCAAATCAAGGGTCGGGGGTCAACGCGGCGGCACGCCCACACACAAAAACGGGAAGAAGCACATCTGAAACTGCCCTCCTGGGGGCTCTTCGGGGTCAAACGGAGGAGGGGACTCCCTCCAGGAGCACAGGACAGGCGTGGGGTCTGTCTTGACTGCAGCACTGCAAGAGCGTCTGTACAGACCAGCACTGCCCTGGCACCCATCACTCGTCATCttcttcatcctcctcctcctcgtcgtCGTCTTCGTCATCCTCCCCCTCGTCGTCGTCGCCCCGTTTCCGCTTCGCCCCTCGGCTGGTTTCTGAAAGCAGACGGGGGACCATTCACCTCCTGTTACAGGCTGTTTCCCCTTTCCTCACTATCCAGGTATTACCAAAACATCCGTTccttcttttcagcacagaaacttttttttcagcaatacGAACCCTCTTCATCATCTTCTTCCTCATCTAGCGTTTCGCTGTCATCCTCTTCTTCATCATCCTCATCTTCCTGAAGGAGAAGCAGTCACTGGTTAAATCTCCCAAGAGAAGGGACTGCAAAGCTCTCGAGCCACGAGAGGATATTGATTCAGCCAGGCGTCCAGTTTACTCAGTGTGACGGCCCACCCCTGTCTCCTTGGCTGGAGGAAACATTCAGAATAAACCTCAACTTCCAGCTGGGTTTATAAACACATGGGAATATAACCTCCTCAGTTTTAGGTGTACAAAATtcaccaaaataaaaaacaacaaactttCCCTTCCTCAGTCCTTTAACATCCAACACATTTAGTGTTGCGTAACTCCTCAGGTTACACACTAGACTTCACATACAACCATCATAACCTATCTAAAAAAAGTTTTGTGTACATTAATGGAAACTACTTATAATTGCGTAGCACCCTCATTAATCACTTCCACCATTTCATCCATGAACTGGTTTGTGATAGTAGCATTGAATACTGCCCATTCGTCGGTACACACAAACACGTTTCTGTATTACAAACTTCAGCCCATAAATGTCACTGTCCAGGTGGTTTGATAGGTATCTCTACAATCTCCAGCTTATTAAGCAACTAACAAGTTCAATTAGATAATTAAGGGCTCAGCTGGAAGGAACCCTGGACACCTTCTGCCCTCCAAGACTGAACTTGTGCTCCCCTGATGTAAAATAAGCAGTGCATCAACCTACCAGTGTCAAAGTGTAACtaactttttacaaaatgtaaaccAGTTAGCCCCCCCATTTAGTCCAATTACGACTTGGGTGTCCAACTACAGCCCTGGAGAGCCCCAATCTAGTTAGTCTTGGGTATCAATTTCCTAAGAAACGGGAAATCCTATACATTTTTGAAGACGTTTAAGTCTTAAAGGCTGAGGGGGCACTAAGTGTTTGGTCCTAAATGATCTCTAAATTGCTCAGTTTAAGAAATCACTTGCTTGACTGATAATTAAAGTGCTACAAGCCTTTAGAAGCCTATAGAACCTACTGGCCTGGGCTCTGCAGCGCCACCACAGGTAGAATTATTGCCACTCCCTCAATGAGGGTCAGCATTTCACAATCTCTTCCCGTCAGTAATCATAAAGGGCTTACACCGCCTTCGtcatcgtcatcatcatcatcgtcgtCTTCATCCTCCACATCCAGGTCTTCCTCGTCCAAGTCttcttcctcatcctcctcctcttcctccccgtTCTCCCCAGCCTCACCTGCAATGCACCCCCCCCATGGAGAAGAGGAGACAGTGCACTGTCACAGGGCTCAGCAGCTGCCTCCTGCACCATCACTCACCACAGCCCTGAGAGAGGCATTGCATCAACACGGAAGGACTGCTTGGAAAACAGGATCTTCAACGGACCAAATCAAGTTTTCACCCATTTCCACCAGATGTCTCTCCTTCAGCCTTTCTAAAGGCCAGATCTGAACAAGATCATTTCTGTGGCATAATGACAATGCACCTGGAACATCCTGCATCAGGAACACACAGCTACTTTTCCTTTAAAACGTTCTTACAGTTAGTGCCACAGATTCACAGACACTCACTACAGATCCCTTCCATGCTTGCAGCCTGCATGGAACCAATGAGACTCCAGCCTCCCCAACACTCGCTGCTGTAGTCCATTCTACACCCCCACCAGCAGGGGGCAAGAGGCACTGTCTAAACTGGCAACCAGTGCTCGGTTCTAGAAGTGGTCACGCACCGACTTAACCATAATCTCTACATCTCAATCCACACACCAAGGAAGAAAGGAAGATATGCAGGAACACGTATGTGAACCCCTGCATGAACCACTTCGGCTCTGTAACCAGGCTGGACTCACCTTCCCCGCCCAGCTCCAGGTCCGAGTCCGGGGCCTCTTGGCCATCGGCATCAAGGCCGTCCAGGTAGGCGAGCTGGGGGAGCAGCTCCAGCACGCTGTCCCGGTACTCCTGCAGCATGGTCACCTCGCAGTTAAACAGGTCCAGACTGCTCAGGAGGGGCAGCTTCTTCTGCAGAGCACAGACACACGGAGCTGAGCACACGGAGCTGAGCACACGGAGCTGAGCACACGGAGCTGAGCACACGGAGCTGAGCACACGGAGCTGAGCACACGGAGCTGAGCACACGGAGCTGAGCACACGGAGCTGAGCCTTTCAGCTGCAACTCCTGCAGCTGCGTGAACCAGATTCTTCAAAAAAACAAGCCCTTGTGCcacaaaaaaggtttttaaCAATGCTATGTTCATTTGTCTACATGAAGCATGAAGTGCTAAAACTCCCAGCTAAAAGATCG contains:
- the LOC102686494 gene encoding acidic leucine-rich nuclear phosphoprotein 32 family member B-like isoform X1 produces the protein MEMQKRISLELRNRKPADVKELVLDNCRSDGGRVSGVTADFETLQCLSVANVGLVSLDNLPQLDKLRKLDLSENRLAGGLEKLAEKTPNLTHLNLSENKIKDLRALEPLKKLPLLSSLDLFNCEVTMLQEYRDSVLELLPQLAYLDGLDADGQEAPDSDLELGGEGEAGENGEEEEEDEEEDLDEEDLDVEDEDDDDDDDDDEGGEDEDDEEEDDSETLDEEEDDEEETSRGAKRKRGDDDEGEDDEDDDEEEEDEEDDE
- the LOC102686494 gene encoding acidic leucine-rich nuclear phosphoprotein 32 family member B-like isoform X2 produces the protein MVKELVLDNCRSDGGRVSGVTADFETLQCLSVANVGLVSLDNLPQLDKLRKLDLSENRLAGGLEKLAEKTPNLTHLNLSENKIKDLRALEPLKKLPLLSSLDLFNCEVTMLQEYRDSVLELLPQLAYLDGLDADGQEAPDSDLELGGEGEAGENGEEEEEDEEEDLDEEDLDVEDEDDDDDDDDDEGGEDEDDEEEDDSETLDEEEDDEEETSRGAKRKRGDDDEGEDDEDDDEEEEDEEDDE